TTTAGCGCATGAGATTCGGCAAGAAATGATAAAAGTGGTCTCCCAAAATGGTGGGCATTTAGCGCCAAACCTTGGGGTTGTCGAGCTGACCTTGGCGTTGCATAGGACCTTTAACAGCCCTAAAGATAAGATTGTTTGGGATGTGGGTCATCAGACCTATGTACACAAGCTCTTAACCGGACGTTTACCCAAGTTTAAGACTATTCGTCAATATAAGGGGTTGTCGGGCTTCCCTAAACGGGGTGAGAGCCCTCATGACAGTTTTGAAACGGGTCATTCCAGTACTTCCATATCTGCAGCAGTTGGCTACGCCAAGGCTCGGGATGTCCTTCATGAGGACCATCATGTAGTGGCAGTCATTGGAGATGGAGCCATGACCGGCGGAATGGCCTTTGAGGCTTTAAATCACGCCGGGCATAGTGAAACAAATATTATTGTCGTATTAAATGACAATGAGATGTCTATTTCTCCTAATGTTGGCGCTATGTCGACCTATCTTAATCGTTTGAGAACAGATCCTATGTATGACAAACGTAAAGAAGAGTTGGAGTATTTATTAAAACGAATACCGGGAATTGGAAATCAGGTGGCAAAGCTAGCCGCAAAAGCAAAGGACAGCCTAAAGTATTTGCTTGTACCGGGACTCCTTTTTGAAGAATTAGGCTTTACTTATTTAGGTCCAATTGATGGCCATGACTTGGCTCTTGTGGAGCAAGTCTTTGAACAAGCTAAAAATAAAAAATGTCCTGTTCTCATTCATGTGGTGACTTGTAAAGGAAAAGGGTATAAACCGGCTGAGGAAAATCCTGATGTTTTTCATGGCATAGGGCCTTTTGATCCTGAAACCGGAAAAGTGGCGAAGAAATCTGCCCCTCCAACCTATACGGCAGTTTTTGGGGAGACTTTGTGTAAATTAGCTGAGGAAAATTCTAAAATTGTAGCAATAACGGCAGCTATGCCAAGCGGTACCGGTCTAAACGAGTTTGCTAAGAAATACCCGGAGCGTTTTTTTGATGTTGGAATTGCAGAACAACATGCTGTTACATTTGCTGCAGGTTTGGCTTTCGGGGGACTGAAACCTGTAGTGCCGATTTATTCAACCTTCTATCAGAGAGCATATGATCAAGTGCTGCATGATGTTTGTTTGCAGCAAGCTAATGTAGTATTAGCTATTGACCGAGCAGGAATTGTTGGGGATGATGGTCCCACTCATCACGGTATTTTTGACATTTCTTTTTTCAGGATCATTCCTAATTTGATCATTATGGCACCTAAAGATGAAAATGAGTTGCGCCATATGCTTTATACGGCGTTAAAATATAACGGACCTATAGCGCTGCGTTATCCCCGCTCAGTCGGGCAGGGCGTTGCCATGGATAAGAATTTAGTGGAAATTCCCTTTGGCAAAGCTGAAGTATTACGAGATGGCAGGGATGTTACTATAATTGGAGTTGGACCTATGGTATACACTTGCCTGCAAGCAGCACAAGAATTGAGTCATCTTGGGGTAGATGCTGCAGTGGTCAATTTGCGCTTTGTTACTCCCCTTGATCGTGAACTTCTGTCACACTATGCTCGGCAGACAAAAAAGTTTATTACCATAGAAGACCATGCCCTTAAAGGAGGCATGGGGAGTGCAATTTTGGAATTTCTAGAAGAAGAAGGAATCGATGATGTTGTCGTTGAACGCTTAGGATATCCTGGATTCGTTGATCAAGGACCGATATCTAAATTACTTTCAATATACGGGTTATCAGTGAAAGGAATCGTGCAGGCAGCCGAGCGTTTACAATTATTAGGCAGCGCTGCAGAGTCCTAAGCGGATTCTTCTTACAGACAAAGGACGGGATAGAGTGGCAAAAGGAAAAGAACGAATTGATCTGCTGATTGTTAAAAATGGTCTGGCCACGAGTAGAGAAAAAGCAAAGGCAATGGTCATGTCAGGCATTGTTTTTGTAGGTGGGCAGCGCGTGGATAAACCTGGAGTGGAATTGCCGGAAAATGCCGTGATTGAGTTGAAAGGTGAGATGCTGCCTTTTGTCTCACGCGGCGGCCTAAAACTAGCGAAAGCTCTGGCAGCCTTTCCAATTTCCTTTAAAGATCAAGTCGTTGCAGATATAGGAGCTTCAACAGGAGGGTTTACAGATTGTGCCTTGCAAAACGGTGCTAAACGAGTCTATGCCGTGGATGTAGGGTATGGACAATTGGATTGGAAACTTAGGACAGATCCCCGAGTAATTTCCATGGAACGGGTCAATGCTCGTTACCTTACCAAAGACACCCTGCCTGAGAAGGTGGATTGGGTAGTATCCGATGTTGCATTTATCTCAATAACGAAGATCTTTGCCGCGATGTTGGAGATACTTAAAGCTGATGGACAAGTATTAACCTTAATTAAGCCTCAATTCGAAGCAGGGCGAGAGCATGTGGGAAAGAAAGGCGTGGTTAAAGACGGTAACGTTCATAAACTGGTTCTGGAAACTGTCCTTACTCAAGCAGAGGATATGGGATTTCAGGTCTTTGGGTTAGACTATTCTCCAATTCGTGGCCCAGAAGGAAATATTGAATACCTTGCTTGGCTGGGATTGCAAAATCAAGTGGGAATAGATTGGCATTCAGAGCTGGAACGTGTAATTAACAATGCTCAGAAAGAGACGGAATAATTAATGGAAAGAATCGTTGGTTTATGGCGGAACATGAGTAAACCGGAAGCATTGACCTTGGCTGACCAGATTGAAGATTGGTTTCAACATCGTGGGTGGATGGTGTTAAAGGATTGGGCTGATATTATTCAACATAAGGCAAGCTTTCTGATTTCTTTAGGCGGAGACGGTACCCTTCTTCAGGCAGCAAGAGAAGCCTCTAGTTATGGAATTCCTGTATTGGGAGTAAACTTTGGCCGCTTAGGTTTCCTTTGTGAAATTGAACGAGAAGAAGTTTTTAGTGCGTTGGATCAGATTTTGAACAATGACTTTGAGATTCAAGAGCGTTTAATGTTAAACGCCCTTATTAAACGGGCAGGTCAAGAAAATATATCTCATTTGGTTTTGAATGATGTTGTCTTTTCCAGAGAGAGCAGAGAAGGAATCATTACCCTTCAAGCTAATCTTTCCGGTGAGCCTACAGTCAGCTATCCGGCAGATGGTTTGATAGTTTCTACCCCAACGGGTTCAACGGCTTATTCTCTGTCTGCAGGCGGGCCGATTATAAGTCCTAATGTCCAAGCAATTTTACTGACTCCCTTAGCCGCTCATTCCCTGTCAGCTCGCCCCATGCTAGTCTCAGATGAGGAAAAAATTGAAATTCTCTTAGCTAATGGTGAGAAATGCCTGGTGACCTTTGATGGACGTCAAAGTATTGAAATATTTTCTGGACAGACTGTCCTAATTACAACGGCTCCTATCAAAGCCTTGCTGATTCGCCTAGGTACACGCAGTTTTCCACAGGTGGTTCGAGAAAAGTTAAGAGATCGTTGGCACGAATAGACCACGTTAATAAGGAGGCTTTGTGTATGAAAGCACGTCGCCAGATGAAGGTCCAAGAAATTATTACAAAAGAAATAATTCATACTCAAGAAGATCTTGCTGAAAGACTGCGCTTAGCTGGGTTTGATGTTACTCAGGCAACGGTTTCGAGAGACATTAAGGAAATGGGCCTGATTAAAGTTCCAAGTCAAGGGGATGAATATCGCTATGCGGTTCCCACAGAAGCCCATCCCACAAACCTGCAAGACCGTCTACGGCGTTTGTTGAGAGAAGCAATGGTCTCTATCAATGATGCAGAAAACTTAATTGTCATTCGTACTTTACCAGGAAATGCCCATGCCTTGGCTGCTGTCATGGATAACTGCAATTGGGAAGAGGTTATCGGTACTGTCGCCGGGGATGACACGATTCTTTTGGTCATTAAACCAAAAGAGGCTGTCGGGACGGTATTAGAACGGATTAGCACCTTGCTTGGATAGGAGGTTTTTTATGCTAGCAGAGCTGCACGTAGAGAATTTCGGACTAATGGAGACCGTACGACTGAATTTCGGCAGTGGGTTAACTGCTTTTACCGGAGAAACTGGAGCAGGAAAATCCATGTTAATTGATGCATTGGGAGTCCTTTTAGGTGGGCGGGCCAGTATGGAGCTTATTCGGCATGGAGAGACAAGAGCACGAATTGAGGGAGTCTTTGAAAACCTGGCTCCTGAAACCTTGCTGCGTATTGAAGAAGCAGGCTATCCTGCCGAAGACGGTCAATTATTTCTTTTTCGAGAAATAAATTCAGCGGGAAAAAATGTTTGTCGCGTTCAAGGTCGTTCAATTCCGTTAACCCTCTATCGTTCACTTTGTGTTGGACTTGTGGACATTCATGGTCAAATTGAACATCTATCCCTTTTTAACCCCGAAACTCATCAAAACTTATTAGATGGTTTAGGAGGTCTTCAAGAAGATGTTGATGCAGTTAATAAAGCAGCTAAAGCCTACCAGAAGGTTATCCGCAAAGAACGGGAGCTTTCTGTTTCTGAAGAAGAACGACAAAAACGTGAAGAAATTCTTCGCTATCAGATAGAAGAGATTGAAAGGGTCAGCCCAGTATCAGGGGAAGAAGAAGGACTTACTCAAGAGAGAAAACGCTTGGTTAATTCAGAGCATATTTCTAGTTTAATTTCTGAAGCGTACGCAGCACTTTATGAAGGTTCATCAGGAAATTCAGCTGCTTTTGATTTGCTCGGCCAAGCCCTTAAAGCTCTCCAAGAACTCCAGCGCTTGGATGACTCGCTAAATATCTCCGAGCAAATGGAATCTGTTTATTATTCTGTAGAAGACTTAGCTGACCAAATAAGGACATATCGTGATAGTTGTGAGTTTGAACCCGGCAGACTGGACCAAATTGAAGAGCGCCTTATTCAACTTAAAAGGCTGCGCAAATATGGGTCAACCGTTGAAGAAATATTGGCAAAAAGAGCCGGCATGCTTCAAGAATTGGATCAAATCACCAATATCCAAGAACAGTTTGCAGCAATAGATCATGAAAAGAAGACAACCAGAAAAGCTTATGAAACCGTCGCCAAGGAATTGAGTAAGAAACGGAGAGAAGTGGCAAAAGGTATTGAGCATGGACTTGCTCAGGAACTGGCCGATTTAGGCTTAGAAAAAAGCCGGTTTGAAGTCCGTTTTGTCCCTCATGATGAACCAACTTTGGGTGGGGCAGAAACTGCTGAGTTTTATTTTACAGCTAATTTTGGCGAGCCGCCTAAACCATTAGCCAAAGTTGCTTCAGGAGGAGAAATGTCACGGTTGATGTTGGCATTAAAAAGTATGCTAGCTAAAGTAGAGTTAGTGGATACTTTTATTTTTGATGAGGTAGACAGCGGAGTTGGAGGCAGAACGATTCACAGAATGGGAGAAAAGCTTGCCAAGATAGCTATGAACAAGCAAGTATTTTGTATTACCCATGCTGCACAAGTTGCAGCCTTTGCTGAGTCTCATTATGGGATCGTCAAAGAACTCATAGATGATAGAACCCGAACAAAAGTAAATATGTTATCGGAATCAGAGCGTATTGAAGAACTTGCCCGCATGCTGGGAGGCGGAGAAATCGAGATTACTCGTAAACATGCCCAGGAATTGTGGCAGCGTTCGGGAGCGTTCTACAGATCTTAATAATGACACTAATTTTGATATTTAATGTTTAAAAGGATTCTCAAAATAATTTTTGTGTAGATTATTTTAAGATTGCGTAAATTTATTTATGCAATCTTTTTATTTTGTCTGTTTTGCCATAGTTTTAGAGAATATGGAACACTTTTGTCAGGATGAAAAATAAACGATTTGGATAATTTAACATTAGAATTTCACAAAAACCTTTCACTACACTTATTATTATTGACCGCTCTATAACAAGAGGAAAAAGGGGAGATAGAATGGGGAGAATAGAGTGGAGGATGATAAGAGAGTGAAAAAAAGAAGCGGGTTATTATTAATCAGTCTCTTGTTTTGCACCTTCCTTCAGTTTTTAGTCGAATTGCCTCAGACTCAATTAGAACCCAAGTTTATCGGTTTTTGGTCAAGCATTATTAAAGTAGAGAAAAACCCTACGAACCATCAAACAGTTTCTGTTTCAACAGGATTATCTCAGAAAGCTGAAACATTTGAGGTAGCTTACAAACTTTTTGGGATTTTTCCTTTAAAAACCGACGAAGTCCAGGTCATGAGTCCTCTGAAATTAATACCTGGAGGACAATCCATTGGTGTCACTTTACAAACCAAAGGTGTCATGGTTGTAGGACAAGCTCCTGTCACGGATAAAACCGGGAAAAATTTATATCCTGCCAAGGATGCCGGAATTCATGTGGGGGATATTCTTTTGAAAATCGAAGGTCAGGAAGTGCGAACCGATCAAGAAGTATCAAATGCTATCAATTTGGCGGGAAAACAAAAAGGCACTGTCAAAGTTTTATTTAAGCATGAGGATCAGATTCTCGAGAAAATGGTTAAGCCAATTTTTTGTGCAGAAACGGGAAGATATCGTATGGGCTTATTTGTTAGGGACGAGGCTGCAGGCGTAGGGACACTTTCTTTTTATGATCCTGTTACCAACCTTTATGGTGCTCTGGGTCATGTCATTACAGATGCAGATACAAATCAAAAAATTGAAGTTTATAACGGCAAAATTATTGGTTCCACCATATATGCCATCGAAAAAGGAAAACGAGGTCATCCTGGAGAGAAAATTGGGTCTTTTATTCCAAACTCTGCTTTTAGCGGAACCATCGAAAAAAATACAATGACAGGGATTTTCGGGAGAATGAGTGGACGAATTGAAAACCCTTTCTTTAAAGAAGCCATATCGGTTGGTTGGGAATCTGAGGTCAAAGTTGGCCCTGCTAAGATTTATACGGTAATACAAGGAGAAAAGATTGAGGAGTTTGATGTCAACATTGATCGAGTCATGCATAACCGGACAGACAGCAAAAACATGATTGTAAGAGTAACGGACCAAAGGCTCCTTGAAGCAACAGGGGGAATCATCCAAGGAATGAGCGGCAGTCCCATCGTTCAAAACGGGAAGATCATTGGAGCCGTAACCCATGTTTTTGTCAATGATGCTCATCGCGGTTATGGTGTTTTCATTCAAAATATGTTAAATGACAGCGGGAATGTAGGAAAAAAAGAAGCTGCGTGATTTCATTGGCTAGAGCAGTCCTTTGGGACTGTTCTAGTTTTTTCTTAAAAAAATAAATGTTTATTTTCTCTGAAACAATGCAGGAGTATTCAAACAATTGTCGAAAATATAAACTGAACAAGGCAAAATGAGGGGGATCCTGGGAAATGCAAAGGCCTATACGTGTCTTATTGGCGGATGACAACCGAGAATTTGTCGAGGTAGTCAAGGAATATATTGAACGACAGGAAGATATGAGCCTTATAGGGGTTGCATATCACGGAAATGAGGCTCTAGAATTAATTTCTCGGGAAGAACCTCATGTGGTACTACTAGATATCATTATGCCCCATCTTGACGGGTTAGGTGTACTTGAGAAACTTCAGAACTCATCCATACGGCCAAAGATCATCATTTTAACTGCTTTTGGGCAAGAATCTATGACTCAGCGTGCCGTAAGTCTCGGAGCAAATTATTATATTTTAAAACCTTTCGATTTGGATATCTTAGGCAAACGAATTCGCCAGTTGCAAGATGATTTTTCTAGTACATTAAATATGGCTTCAAATGGCAATAACACGCCCGCTAAAAACAATGTCACGAATATTAATCCAACACCACCGCCAATATCAAATGGCAGCATACCACCTGCGTCAAAGAATTTGGAAGTTGAAGTTACAAGAATGATTCATCAAATGGGCGTACCGGCTCATGTAAAAGGGTATCAGTATCTGCGGGATGCAATTGTGAACGTAGTTACAGATGTTTCCCTCCTTGGAGCTGTTACTAAAGAACTCTATCCCATGATTGCTTCTAAGTATCAAACCACGCCAAGCCGGGTTGAACGAGCGATACGACATGCTATTGAGCTGGCTTGGGATCGTGGAAATGTGGATTTCATGAATCGCTTTTTTGGCTATACCATCAATGTTGATCGTGGAAAGCCCACAAATTCTGAGTTTGTTGCCATGGTGGCAGATAAACTGCGTATGTCAATAATGTATTAACAATAAAAAGCTTCTCATAAAACACCTTATTTATTACTGGATTTTCTAAGTAATAATAAGGTGTTTATTTTATTTATGTGCAGCACTGTTTTTTGCATATAAGAAAGAGAATGGATTTATAAATTAGAAATATGAAGTGGAAATTAGGAGTGAATAAGGATGTATATGCGTCACGAGCTGGAAAGGATTGCTGAAGAAAAGAACCATGCGATTTTAGGGATCAACCTTTTAAACGAGATTGTAATTTGTAGTCCTCTGGCTGCTCAGTTACTGGAGTTATCTGTGGAAGAAATCTTAGGTAAGGATATATGGCAAATCATACCTGATGACTCTTTTGCTAATATTCATGATTATAAAACAATTGAATTTAATACAATTAGCCGTATTGGTACCAAGACGTTTATCGTTAGCAGAATTCCATATCAAGACGAGCAGGGTCGTGTCATAGGAGCAGCGGCTTTCTTACAGCATATGGGGGAATTTGATAAGCTAAGAGCTGAAGTTGACACGCTGCAGGAGGTTCGAATCATGCTTTCTGCAATTATTGATTCCACTCAGGATGCAATTTCTGTGGTAGATGAGAAGGGCCTTGGATTATTAATCAATCCTGCATATACTCAATTGACAGGACTCACTGCGAATGATGTCATTGGTAAGTCTCCTACAGTAGACATTGCCGAAGGAGAGAGTATGCATATACAGGTCTTGAAAACCCGCCATCCAGTAAAAGGAGTTTTTATGAAAGTAGGACCTAAACGTAAAGAGGTAATCGTTAACGTTGCTCCGATTAATGTTTGCGGACATTTAAGGGGAACGGTAGGAGTTCTTCATGATATCTCGGAGATTCATAAACTTTCGGAAGAGCTGGAAAGAGCGAAACGATTAATTCGTCATTTGGAAGCGAGATATACCTTTAGTGACATTATCGGTGAAAGCGATGCCATAAAAGCAGCGATAGAACAAGCTGGGCGTGCTGCAGTAACACCGGCAACGGTTCTCTTACGCGGAGAAAGTGGGACCGGCAAAGAACTGTTTGCTCATGCCATTCACCGCTTAAGCGAGCGACAAAAAGGGCAATTCATCCGAGTCAATTGTGCAGCTTTAGCTGAGAACCTTTTAGAAAGTGAGCTATTTGGTTATGTTGAAGGGGCTTTTACTGGAGCCAAGCGTGGTGGGAAAGCAGGCCTTTTTGAAGAGGCCAACGGAGGAACTATTTTTCTTGATGAGATTGGAGAAATCAGCTTAAACCTTCAAGCGAAGCTTTTACGTGTACTGCAAGAACGCGAAATTGTAAAAGTTGGCGATAATCGTTCGTTAAAAATCGATGTGCGGGTGATTACAGCTACTAATGCAAATTTAGAAGAGGAATTGCGGGCCGGTAGATTTCGGGAAGATTTGTATTATCGGCTGAACGTGATTCCCATCATTATTCCGCCTTTGAGACAGCGAACAGATGATATCCCCTTACT
This Desulfosporosinus orientis DSM 765 DNA region includes the following protein-coding sequences:
- the dxs gene encoding 1-deoxy-D-xylulose-5-phosphate synthase, whose translation is MGLLEKIQEPKDLRKLNSTELATLAHEIRQEMIKVVSQNGGHLAPNLGVVELTLALHRTFNSPKDKIVWDVGHQTYVHKLLTGRLPKFKTIRQYKGLSGFPKRGESPHDSFETGHSSTSISAAVGYAKARDVLHEDHHVVAVIGDGAMTGGMAFEALNHAGHSETNIIVVLNDNEMSISPNVGAMSTYLNRLRTDPMYDKRKEELEYLLKRIPGIGNQVAKLAAKAKDSLKYLLVPGLLFEELGFTYLGPIDGHDLALVEQVFEQAKNKKCPVLIHVVTCKGKGYKPAEENPDVFHGIGPFDPETGKVAKKSAPPTYTAVFGETLCKLAEENSKIVAITAAMPSGTGLNEFAKKYPERFFDVGIAEQHAVTFAAGLAFGGLKPVVPIYSTFYQRAYDQVLHDVCLQQANVVLAIDRAGIVGDDGPTHHGIFDISFFRIIPNLIIMAPKDENELRHMLYTALKYNGPIALRYPRSVGQGVAMDKNLVEIPFGKAEVLRDGRDVTIIGVGPMVYTCLQAAQELSHLGVDAAVVNLRFVTPLDRELLSHYARQTKKFITIEDHALKGGMGSAILEFLEEEGIDDVVVERLGYPGFVDQGPISKLLSIYGLSVKGIVQAAERLQLLGSAAES
- a CDS encoding TlyA family RNA methyltransferase — encoded protein: MAKGKERIDLLIVKNGLATSREKAKAMVMSGIVFVGGQRVDKPGVELPENAVIELKGEMLPFVSRGGLKLAKALAAFPISFKDQVVADIGASTGGFTDCALQNGAKRVYAVDVGYGQLDWKLRTDPRVISMERVNARYLTKDTLPEKVDWVVSDVAFISITKIFAAMLEILKADGQVLTLIKPQFEAGREHVGKKGVVKDGNVHKLVLETVLTQAEDMGFQVFGLDYSPIRGPEGNIEYLAWLGLQNQVGIDWHSELERVINNAQKETE
- a CDS encoding NAD(+)/NADH kinase, which gives rise to MERIVGLWRNMSKPEALTLADQIEDWFQHRGWMVLKDWADIIQHKASFLISLGGDGTLLQAAREASSYGIPVLGVNFGRLGFLCEIEREEVFSALDQILNNDFEIQERLMLNALIKRAGQENISHLVLNDVVFSRESREGIITLQANLSGEPTVSYPADGLIVSTPTGSTAYSLSAGGPIISPNVQAILLTPLAAHSLSARPMLVSDEEKIEILLANGEKCLVTFDGRQSIEIFSGQTVLITTAPIKALLIRLGTRSFPQVVREKLRDRWHE
- the argR gene encoding arginine repressor, with translation MKARRQMKVQEIITKEIIHTQEDLAERLRLAGFDVTQATVSRDIKEMGLIKVPSQGDEYRYAVPTEAHPTNLQDRLRRLLREAMVSINDAENLIVIRTLPGNAHALAAVMDNCNWEEVIGTVAGDDTILLVIKPKEAVGTVLERISTLLG
- the recN gene encoding DNA repair protein RecN, with translation MLAELHVENFGLMETVRLNFGSGLTAFTGETGAGKSMLIDALGVLLGGRASMELIRHGETRARIEGVFENLAPETLLRIEEAGYPAEDGQLFLFREINSAGKNVCRVQGRSIPLTLYRSLCVGLVDIHGQIEHLSLFNPETHQNLLDGLGGLQEDVDAVNKAAKAYQKVIRKERELSVSEEERQKREEILRYQIEEIERVSPVSGEEEGLTQERKRLVNSEHISSLISEAYAALYEGSSGNSAAFDLLGQALKALQELQRLDDSLNISEQMESVYYSVEDLADQIRTYRDSCEFEPGRLDQIEERLIQLKRLRKYGSTVEEILAKRAGMLQELDQITNIQEQFAAIDHEKKTTRKAYETVAKELSKKRREVAKGIEHGLAQELADLGLEKSRFEVRFVPHDEPTLGGAETAEFYFTANFGEPPKPLAKVASGGEMSRLMLALKSMLAKVELVDTFIFDEVDSGVGGRTIHRMGEKLAKIAMNKQVFCITHAAQVAAFAESHYGIVKELIDDRTRTKVNMLSESERIEELARMLGGGEIEITRKHAQELWQRSGAFYRS
- the spoIVB gene encoding SpoIVB peptidase yields the protein MKKRSGLLLISLLFCTFLQFLVELPQTQLEPKFIGFWSSIIKVEKNPTNHQTVSVSTGLSQKAETFEVAYKLFGIFPLKTDEVQVMSPLKLIPGGQSIGVTLQTKGVMVVGQAPVTDKTGKNLYPAKDAGIHVGDILLKIEGQEVRTDQEVSNAINLAGKQKGTVKVLFKHEDQILEKMVKPIFCAETGRYRMGLFVRDEAAGVGTLSFYDPVTNLYGALGHVITDADTNQKIEVYNGKIIGSTIYAIEKGKRGHPGEKIGSFIPNSAFSGTIEKNTMTGIFGRMSGRIENPFFKEAISVGWESEVKVGPAKIYTVIQGEKIEEFDVNIDRVMHNRTDSKNMIVRVTDQRLLEATGGIIQGMSGSPIVQNGKIIGAVTHVFVNDAHRGYGVFIQNMLNDSGNVGKKEAA
- the spo0A gene encoding sporulation transcription factor Spo0A, translated to MQRPIRVLLADDNREFVEVVKEYIERQEDMSLIGVAYHGNEALELISREEPHVVLLDIIMPHLDGLGVLEKLQNSSIRPKIIILTAFGQESMTQRAVSLGANYYILKPFDLDILGKRIRQLQDDFSSTLNMASNGNNTPAKNNVTNINPTPPPISNGSIPPASKNLEVEVTRMIHQMGVPAHVKGYQYLRDAIVNVVTDVSLLGAVTKELYPMIASKYQTTPSRVERAIRHAIELAWDRGNVDFMNRFFGYTINVDRGKPTNSEFVAMVADKLRMSIMY
- a CDS encoding sigma 54-interacting transcriptional regulator, with protein sequence MYMRHELERIAEEKNHAILGINLLNEIVICSPLAAQLLELSVEEILGKDIWQIIPDDSFANIHDYKTIEFNTISRIGTKTFIVSRIPYQDEQGRVIGAAAFLQHMGEFDKLRAEVDTLQEVRIMLSAIIDSTQDAISVVDEKGLGLLINPAYTQLTGLTANDVIGKSPTVDIAEGESMHIQVLKTRHPVKGVFMKVGPKRKEVIVNVAPINVCGHLRGTVGVLHDISEIHKLSEELERAKRLIRHLEARYTFSDIIGESDAIKAAIEQAGRAAVTPATVLLRGESGTGKELFAHAIHRLSERQKGQFIRVNCAALAENLLESELFGYVEGAFTGAKRGGKAGLFEEANGGTIFLDEIGEISLNLQAKLLRVLQEREIVKVGDNRSLKIDVRVITATNANLEEELRAGRFREDLYYRLNVIPIIIPPLRQRTDDIPLLVHHLIGSFNQDYGRCVERVSDEALQVLMEYHWPGNVRELENILGRAIINMRIGETVVELQHLPVLDFPNVNYSETVHISSVHSSLTMEEGGFEELQRKWERAILLATLQRNGGNKTKSAQDLKMSIRNFYYKLERHALI